A region of the Bacillus solimangrovi genome:
AAAACTAGGGGATTAATAGTATTCCAATCGATCTGGGTGATGTATTGCAAGCTTCGTCCATATTGGTCAACAGGGGATCCTTCTTCTGTTAGAAAGGAAACTCCTAGTGCTTGAAGCATGCCAAAGCCTCCGTCATTTGTCGAACTACCACCAAGCGCAATGATGAATTCTCGATAGCCTTCATTAATTGCTGCGAGGATTACTTCTCCAACCCCATAAGAAGTTGTATTATGAGGATTTCTTTTCTCCTTAGGAACGAGCGGTAAACCAGAGATAGCTGCAATTTCAATTACAACAGTCTTTCGATCTCCTAAGATGCCATATTCAGTAGTAATTGTTTCCCCAAGAGGTCCAGTCGCTTCAATTGATATCTGCTTTCCTCCAGTTGCATAAATTAATGTTTCAAGCGTACCTTCACCTCCATCAGCCATAGGTACGATCTCAACGTGACTTCCTTCGTATTCATCTAAAAAGGCTTGTTTCATAATCATACTAGCTTTAAGAGCGCTTAAGCTTCCTTTGAATGAGTCAGGTGCAATTAAAATGTTCATAGCGTCTCCTTCTTTATTTAGGTCAGTACTTGCTACGATAACCTTCGACTTTTTCATAATGTTATACTCTACAAGCGATTTCAATTTAGATATGATAGGATTGAGTAATTTTTCATTGATATTCATTTTAGCATGTAATGTAGTATTTTAAGTTTCCAATAAACCCTTAATTTAAACACTATAATGATACAATCAACATCGTCCTTTATTGATCTTCTCTATTAATCTATGAAAAGATATAATGTTTTAGAGAATGTATTAATAAAGTAATTCTTTCATAGCTATGTGATAAATAATGAATGAGTTGAGAAAGATAATACAGCCTTGATGCATGTAGTAACACAACAATGAGATGACGGAGGAAATAATGATGCAAACGATTGAGAAAATTGGAGAGAGATTTTGGTATATGACCCCTGTTTCTGAGACAGATCGTCCTGTTTTAGGCATGGTAGTTGGTGATCGTAAGGTTCTAATGATCGATGCGGGTAATTCTGAAGACCATACTCAATTATTTTTAGAAGAGCTTGCTAAAAAACAAGTTCCGAAACCGAATATTGTAGCAATCACACATTGGCACTGGGATCATATCTTTGGTCTTTCGTCTTTACCTGAGGTTATATCCATGTCATCAGTTCAAACGAAAGCTGAAATAGAGAAGTTAATTCCATTATCATGGTCAGATGAAGCTATAGATGAGAGAGTAAGAGAAGGAACTGAAATTGAATTTTGCGCAAATGCGATTAAGAAAGAATTTGTCGATCATCGAGACATTACAATTACAGTACCAGATTTAACATTCGACAAATACGTAGAAATTGATTTAGGTGGCGTCACATGTGTATTACAGCAAGTAGGTGGGGACCATTCTGAAGATTCAGTAGTCGTTTTTGTAAAAGAAGAAAAAGTACTATTTTTAGCAGATTGTATTTATCCAGATATTTTTTCGAAGCAAATTAACTATACTGTTCAGAAAACAGTTGAGTTGTTAAATATGTTAGAAACCTTTGATGCAGAAACGTACGTGCTTTCTCATACAAAAATGCTTTCGAAAGAAGAATTCAAAAGTGAAGTAGCACTGTTACGAACAATTGCAAAATACACAGACATGCTTAAAGGTGATCAAACAAGCATTCAAAATAAGTATGCAGAAGAAGTGAACCGAGAATTGGATGAGCATGAGTTAGAAACAATTGAATACTTTGTTAACGGGTATACAATGCAAAAATGAACTTGTAATGTGAAAAAGAAGTAAATATGTTTTCATTGATAAATAGAAGTCTTATTCATTGATGAGGATAAGACTTCTATTAGATTATCCTTTAGTGCCAATTTGAAAAGTATATTCATTTAATACATAGTATTATTTGTCGTATAAAATCGATAATAAGGAGAGATGGGGATGATTTTAATTGTAGAGGATGAAATGGCGATTTCTCGTGTGTTAAAAGCTTATTTAGAGAAAGCAGGCTTTCAAACGGAAACGGCATTTGATGGTGATGAAGCAATTGAGAAATTCGATAATATTCAGCCTTCTCTCGTTCTATTAGATGTAATGTTGCCGAACCGAGACGGTTGGAGTATTTTAAAAGAAATTAGAAGCATTAGCTCTTGTCCAGTTATCATGTTAACGGCATTAGGGGATATAAATTATAAATTAACCGGACTT
Encoded here:
- a CDS encoding glycerate kinase, whose translation is MKKSKVIVASTDLNKEGDAMNILIAPDSFKGSLSALKASMIMKQAFLDEYEGSHVEIVPMADGGEGTLETLIYATGGKQISIEATGPLGETITTEYGILGDRKTVVIEIAAISGLPLVPKEKRNPHNTTSYGVGEVILAAINEGYREFIIALGGSSTNDGGFGMLQALGVSFLTEEGSPVDQYGRSLQYITQIDWNTINPLVFECTFKIASDVNNPLCGENGASFTFGRQKGATKEQIIQLDQQLLSFSNLVESATGKDVKDHKGAGAAGGLGFAFLHLNGIITSGAELVAKEVNLIPAIKKADWILTGEGQSDRQTLYGKLPYYIAKLAKQEHTPISLVSGSLGDGYEQLFHYFTSCHTITIGPMTLEQCFNQAEELLYHETKNLARLLSVTKKS
- a CDS encoding MBL fold metallo-hydrolase, coding for MQTIEKIGERFWYMTPVSETDRPVLGMVVGDRKVLMIDAGNSEDHTQLFLEELAKKQVPKPNIVAITHWHWDHIFGLSSLPEVISMSSVQTKAEIEKLIPLSWSDEAIDERVREGTEIEFCANAIKKEFVDHRDITITVPDLTFDKYVEIDLGGVTCVLQQVGGDHSEDSVVVFVKEEKVLFLADCIYPDIFSKQINYTVQKTVELLNMLETFDAETYVLSHTKMLSKEEFKSEVALLRTIAKYTDMLKGDQTSIQNKYAEEVNRELDEHELETIEYFVNGYTMQK